Proteins encoded within one genomic window of Brachybacterium sp. P6-10-X1:
- a CDS encoding mannitol dehydrogenase family protein encodes MSSSGSVPALGRTRLDSLPLLGAAAPRDPARAGIIHLGLGAFHRAHAAVHTARALAAEEGDWGIVGFANRSRSVTDPMRRQDGLYSVLELADTGTRADVVDVHRGFGVMAEDPRAVVREITTAARRILTLTVSEGGYSVSPRTGHLDVDSPAIRADLSDPTTPHSVIGLLARGLTERSTSGDPFTVLPCDNVSSAGRTARRMVTEFLEHSGAAEDVLSYVREQVAFPDAMVDRIVPATTPGTTDQVAELLGVRDDAPVRAEQFSMWVIEDHFPAGRPAWDLGGAIMSDEASEVAKYEQVKLRILNGPHSLIAYLGALDGRATIPASFEQDWIAESTLALIRGENLPTIDLPSGLDVEEYIEDLTHRWHNHDLGHRTRQVGSDGSMRLPQRIPAPALFHLEEGRMPALLALTVAAWFACVVPPRGFEPGEQARAMTDPDRTRLQEITARATTPAEHARALLESGCLSERLAEREDFVVAVGELLTTIVTSGPRAAAADALAASLKENR; translated from the coding sequence GTGTCGTCTTCCGGCTCCGTCCCCGCCCTCGGCCGCACACGCCTCGACAGCCTCCCGCTGCTCGGCGCCGCCGCTCCGCGCGACCCCGCCCGCGCCGGCATCATCCACCTCGGGCTCGGCGCCTTCCACCGCGCCCATGCCGCGGTGCACACCGCCCGGGCGCTCGCGGCCGAGGAGGGCGACTGGGGCATCGTCGGCTTCGCGAACCGCTCCCGCTCCGTGACCGACCCGATGCGCAGACAGGACGGCCTGTACAGCGTGCTCGAGCTGGCGGACACCGGCACCCGGGCCGACGTGGTCGACGTGCACCGCGGGTTCGGCGTGATGGCCGAGGACCCCCGCGCCGTCGTGCGCGAGATCACGACCGCCGCGCGCCGGATCCTCACCCTCACCGTCTCCGAGGGCGGGTACTCCGTCTCCCCGCGCACCGGGCACCTCGACGTCGACTCCCCCGCGATCCGCGCGGACCTCTCGGATCCGACGACCCCCCACAGCGTGATCGGCCTGCTCGCCCGCGGCCTCACCGAGCGCTCGACCAGCGGCGACCCGTTCACCGTGCTGCCCTGCGACAACGTCTCCTCCGCCGGGCGGACCGCCCGGCGCATGGTCACCGAGTTCCTCGAGCACTCCGGCGCCGCCGAGGACGTGCTGTCCTACGTGCGCGAGCAGGTCGCCTTCCCCGACGCGATGGTCGACCGCATCGTCCCGGCCACCACGCCCGGCACCACCGACCAGGTCGCCGAGCTGCTGGGGGTGCGCGACGACGCCCCGGTGCGCGCCGAGCAGTTCTCCATGTGGGTGATCGAGGACCATTTCCCCGCGGGCCGTCCCGCCTGGGACCTGGGCGGCGCGATCATGTCCGACGAGGCCTCGGAGGTCGCGAAGTACGAACAGGTCAAGCTGCGGATCCTCAACGGGCCCCACTCCCTGATCGCCTACCTCGGGGCGCTCGACGGCCGCGCCACGATCCCCGCCTCCTTCGAGCAGGACTGGATCGCGGAGTCCACCCTGGCGCTGATCCGCGGCGAGAACCTGCCCACGATCGACCTGCCCTCGGGCCTGGACGTCGAGGAGTACATCGAGGACCTCACGCACCGCTGGCACAACCACGACCTCGGCCATCGCACCCGTCAGGTGGGGTCCGACGGGTCGATGCGGCTGCCGCAGCGGATCCCCGCCCCGGCCCTGTTCCATCTGGAGGAAGGGCGGATGCCGGCCCTGCTCGCGCTCACCGTCGCCGCCTGGTTCGCCTGCGTCGTCCCGCCCCGCGGCTTCGAGCCCGGCGAGCAGGCCCGGGCGATGACCGATCCCGACCGGACGCGCCTGCAGGAGATCACGGCGCGCGCCACCACGCCCGCCGAGCACGCCCGGGCCCTGCTCGAGAGCGGGTGCCTGTCCGAGCGGCTGGCCGAGCGCGAGGACTTCGTCGTCGCCGTCGGCGAGCTGCTCACCACCATCGTCACATCGGGACCGCGCGCCGCGGCCGCCGACGCCCTCGCCGCATCCTTGAAGGAGAACCGCTGA
- a CDS encoding GntP family permease, whose amino-acid sequence MDWIQETGWESWLGAGGLIAVAVAAVAALLVMVIKLKIHAFLALILVSLFTAVAAGIPAGQVVPTMIWGFGDTLSSVALLVAIGAMLGAMVETSGGARALAEWMIRLFGEKRAPFALGVSALFIGFPIFMDAAFVLMVPIIYAVARRLGGNLLAFGIPVAAALSVMHVYLPPHPGPVAATTFLEANLGYVMILGLLLAFPTWFISGHLWGMFVSRRHRINVPDTAFAGLTGDEEEVTNPPGPATVLLILILPLILILLNTGFDALGSIGAVDPDSAIVQVMRMVGETPIALLITVLFTVIVLGFRRGKSGTTIEKTMDNALGPVCAVILITGAGGMFGGVLQATGIGDALADSLASIGIPLILAGYLIAVALRLAQGSATVALTTSAALIAPGIIGGDFSGIETACMVLALAAGSVFAGHVNDSGFWLVGRLLDMDVKTTLRVWTVQQAIESVVAFAIVLAVYGVVNLF is encoded by the coding sequence ATGGACTGGATACAAGAGACCGGATGGGAGAGCTGGCTCGGTGCCGGCGGGCTGATCGCCGTGGCCGTCGCGGCCGTGGCCGCGCTGCTGGTCATGGTGATCAAGCTCAAGATCCACGCGTTCCTCGCCCTGATCCTCGTCAGCCTGTTCACCGCTGTGGCCGCGGGGATCCCGGCCGGGCAGGTGGTGCCGACCATGATCTGGGGCTTCGGGGACACGCTCTCCAGCGTCGCCCTGCTGGTCGCGATCGGCGCGATGCTCGGGGCGATGGTCGAGACCTCCGGCGGCGCGCGGGCGCTCGCGGAATGGATGATCCGACTGTTCGGGGAGAAACGCGCTCCCTTCGCGCTGGGCGTGTCCGCCCTGTTCATCGGCTTCCCGATCTTCATGGACGCCGCATTCGTGCTGATGGTCCCCATCATCTATGCCGTGGCCCGGCGGCTGGGCGGGAACCTGCTCGCCTTCGGCATCCCGGTCGCCGCGGCCCTGTCCGTCATGCACGTGTACCTGCCGCCCCATCCCGGGCCGGTCGCCGCCACCACGTTCCTCGAGGCGAACCTCGGGTACGTGATGATCCTCGGCCTGCTGCTGGCCTTCCCGACCTGGTTCATCTCCGGCCACCTGTGGGGCATGTTCGTCTCCCGGCGCCACCGCATCAACGTGCCGGACACGGCCTTCGCCGGGCTCACCGGCGACGAGGAGGAGGTGACGAACCCTCCCGGCCCTGCGACCGTCCTGCTGATCCTGATCCTGCCGCTGATCCTGATCCTGCTCAATACCGGGTTCGACGCCCTCGGGAGCATCGGCGCCGTCGACCCGGACTCGGCGATCGTGCAGGTGATGCGGATGGTCGGGGAGACCCCCATCGCCCTGCTGATCACGGTGCTGTTCACCGTCATCGTGCTCGGTTTCCGACGCGGCAAGAGCGGCACCACCATCGAGAAGACGATGGACAACGCCCTCGGCCCGGTCTGCGCGGTCATCCTGATCACCGGCGCCGGCGGCATGTTCGGTGGCGTGCTGCAGGCCACCGGCATCGGCGACGCGCTCGCGGACTCGCTGGCGAGCATCGGCATCCCCCTGATCCTCGCCGGCTACCTCATCGCCGTGGCGCTGCGCCTGGCCCAGGGCTCAGCCACCGTCGCTCTGACCACCTCCGCCGCCCTGATCGCCCCCGGCATCATCGGCGGCGACTTCAGCGGGATCGAGACGGCCTGCATGGTGCTGGCACTGGCGGCGGGCTCGGTGTTCGCCGGGCACGTCAACGACTCGGGCTTCTGGCTCGTCGGCCGACTGCTGGACATGGACGTGAAGACCACCCTGCGGGTGTGGACCGTCCAGCAGGCGATCGAGTCCGTGGTCGCCTTCGCGATCGTGCTGGCCGTTTACGGGGTGGTCAATCTGTTCTGA
- a CDS encoding Gfo/Idh/MocA family protein, protein MAVSEGANYAPAAMPKPVVEPGEFVFAVMHLDHGHIHGMTQGLIGAGGTPKWVYDPQPERAQAFAEQFPEVRIAGSEEEIFADEQVLLVAAAAVPADRAPLGIRVMEAGKDYFTDKTPLTTLDQLAEARAAVQRTGKKYMVYYSERLHVEAAVLAGQYIDRGAIGEVIQVQGMGPHRMGDPSTRPDWFFERARYGGILTDIGSHNFEQMLTFTGSDDAEILSSSIGNFGHAEHPELDDYGDAHIALSSGASGFVRVDWFTPAGLRTWGDGRTFILGTEGYMELRKYVDVTTDNGGGQVILVDAEGEHRIDATGKVGYPFFGELVLDVLHRTENAMTQDHAFKAVELALTAQQQARVLRAPAR, encoded by the coding sequence ATGGCTGTCTCCGAAGGAGCCAACTACGCCCCCGCCGCGATGCCGAAGCCGGTCGTCGAGCCCGGCGAGTTCGTCTTCGCCGTCATGCATCTCGACCACGGCCACATCCATGGGATGACGCAGGGGCTGATCGGCGCCGGCGGCACTCCGAAGTGGGTCTACGACCCCCAGCCCGAGCGCGCCCAGGCCTTCGCCGAACAGTTCCCGGAGGTGAGGATCGCCGGCAGCGAGGAGGAGATCTTCGCCGACGAGCAGGTGCTGCTGGTCGCCGCCGCCGCGGTGCCCGCCGACCGCGCCCCGCTGGGAATCCGCGTGATGGAGGCCGGTAAGGACTACTTCACCGACAAGACCCCGCTGACCACCCTCGACCAGCTCGCCGAGGCCCGGGCCGCCGTGCAGCGCACCGGCAAGAAGTACATGGTCTACTACTCCGAGCGCCTCCACGTGGAGGCCGCCGTGCTGGCCGGGCAGTACATCGACCGCGGTGCGATCGGTGAGGTGATCCAGGTCCAGGGCATGGGCCCCCACCGGATGGGCGATCCGTCCACTCGCCCCGACTGGTTCTTCGAGCGCGCCCGCTACGGCGGGATCCTCACCGACATCGGCAGCCACAACTTCGAGCAGATGCTCACCTTCACCGGCTCGGACGACGCCGAGATCCTCTCCAGCTCCATCGGCAACTTCGGCCACGCCGAACACCCCGAGCTCGACGACTACGGCGACGCCCACATCGCCCTGTCCTCCGGGGCGAGCGGCTTCGTGCGAGTGGACTGGTTCACCCCTGCCGGGCTGCGGACCTGGGGCGATGGCCGCACCTTCATCCTCGGCACCGAGGGGTACATGGAGCTGCGCAAGTACGTCGACGTCACCACCGACAACGGCGGCGGCCAGGTCATCCTGGTCGACGCCGAGGGAGAGCACCGCATCGACGCCACCGGGAAGGTCGGCTACCCGTTCTTCGGCGAACTCGTCCTGGACGTGCTGCACCGCACCGAGAACGCCATGACCCAGGATCACGCCTTCAAGGCCGTCGAACTGGCGCTGACGGCCCAGCAGCAGGCCCGCGTGCTGCGCGCCCCCGCACGCTGA
- a CDS encoding maleylpyruvate isomerase N-terminal domain-containing protein: MALFSRSLTALLTAVAELPDTAFAQPSGCRGWLVRDLVCHLVIDAQDVLMTLATPAETAPTHDALSYWAPSSAMPDGTDPYDALTVRLAGAYEDPRLLRDHLEDVGGAAGRAALLAHPELPVSTQGKTLTVRDYLGAYVLEWTLHHLDLVAHLSAAAAPPHEGTAAAREMLERRLRVNLPATWVDADALGVATGRRPATGAERAELDALGVRGQMLPLSLG; the protein is encoded by the coding sequence GTGGCCCTCTTCTCCCGCTCCCTGACCGCGCTGCTCACCGCGGTCGCCGAGCTGCCCGATACGGCCTTCGCCCAGCCCTCCGGGTGTCGCGGCTGGCTGGTGCGGGACCTGGTGTGCCACCTGGTCATCGACGCCCAGGACGTGCTGATGACCCTCGCCACTCCGGCCGAGACCGCTCCCACCCACGACGCGCTCAGCTACTGGGCCCCGTCGTCCGCCATGCCGGACGGCACGGACCCCTATGACGCGCTCACCGTGCGCCTGGCCGGGGCCTATGAGGACCCGCGGCTGCTGCGCGACCATCTCGAGGACGTGGGCGGCGCGGCCGGCCGGGCCGCCCTGCTCGCCCACCCCGAGCTGCCGGTGAGCACCCAGGGAAAGACCCTCACGGTGCGGGACTACCTCGGCGCCTACGTGCTCGAGTGGACGCTGCACCACCTCGATCTGGTCGCGCACCTGTCGGCAGCCGCCGCTCCGCCGCACGAGGGGACGGCCGCCGCTCGGGAGATGCTCGAGCGCAGATTGCGGGTGAACCTGCCTGCGACCTGGGTCGACGCCGATGCGCTGGGGGTCGCCACGGGCAGACGGCCCGCGACCGGGGCCGAGCGCGCCGAGCTGGACGCCCTCGGCGTCCGCGGCCAGATGCTGCCGCTCTCGCTCGGCTGA
- a CDS encoding aspartate:alanine exchanger family transporter, with the protein MIEVLEGSPLLTLFLVVATGAVLGAVPFGRVRFGAAGALFTGLALSAVAPHLGAGMDIVQSLGLALFVYTVGISAGAAFFATLNRQLPLLAAATVSTVLAAIATIVLGHVLGIARDLSLGLFTGALTAAPALDAAGRVTGNSAPSVGYAFGYPIGVIVGIVLVSTVVSRSWPGRKDTPSLAGTGLTSTTVHVLHPVNLRDVPQWSQQQVRFSYLRREGTVRVIVPGEDLLAGDEVVAVGMPEAVEAVTRDLGEHSDQHIAHDRSLVEFTRLTVSNPDLASRSIAELNLSVRFGAVATRVRRGDLELLARDDLVLEPGDRLAVVVDRSRLDAVHAVLGDSDRKASELDVLSLGLGLVLGFALGLVTVPMPGGGSFSLGPAAGPLLVGMVLGALRRTGPVVWALPGSANTTLRQLGLLLFLAGLGLTAGPDVAAVLTSPTAWRAAVLSVAVAAISCIAMLLAARWVLDLSAPRAAGAVAGFLGQPAVLEAANAKRADERIETAYATLFAFSIVVKILLVPVIWNL; encoded by the coding sequence GTGATCGAGGTCCTCGAGGGGAGCCCGCTGCTCACGCTGTTCCTGGTCGTCGCCACCGGGGCGGTGCTGGGCGCCGTCCCCTTCGGTCGCGTCCGCTTCGGCGCCGCCGGCGCGCTGTTCACCGGTCTCGCCCTCTCGGCCGTCGCACCCCACCTGGGCGCCGGCATGGACATCGTGCAGTCCCTCGGGCTCGCCCTGTTCGTCTACACCGTCGGGATCTCCGCCGGCGCCGCCTTCTTCGCCACCCTGAACCGGCAGCTGCCGCTGCTGGCCGCGGCGACGGTCAGCACCGTCCTGGCGGCGATCGCGACGATCGTGCTGGGGCATGTGCTGGGGATCGCCAGGGACCTGTCCCTGGGGCTGTTCACCGGCGCGCTGACCGCGGCACCCGCTCTGGATGCGGCCGGGCGCGTGACCGGGAACTCCGCGCCCTCGGTGGGCTACGCCTTCGGCTACCCGATCGGCGTGATCGTCGGGATCGTGCTGGTCTCCACGGTCGTCTCGCGCAGCTGGCCCGGCCGCAAGGACACCCCGTCCCTGGCCGGCACCGGCTTGACCTCCACGACCGTGCACGTGCTGCATCCGGTGAACCTGCGCGACGTCCCGCAATGGAGCCAGCAGCAGGTGCGCTTCTCCTACCTGCGCCGCGAGGGCACGGTGCGGGTGATCGTGCCGGGGGAGGACCTGCTGGCCGGCGACGAGGTGGTCGCCGTCGGCATGCCGGAAGCGGTCGAGGCGGTCACCCGGGATCTGGGCGAGCACAGCGACCAGCACATCGCGCACGACCGCTCGCTGGTGGAGTTCACGCGGCTGACCGTCTCCAACCCCGATCTGGCCTCGCGGTCGATCGCCGAGCTGAACCTGTCGGTCCGCTTCGGGGCCGTCGCGACCCGGGTGCGGCGCGGTGACCTCGAGCTGCTCGCCCGCGACGACCTGGTGCTGGAGCCCGGCGACCGCCTCGCCGTGGTCGTGGACCGCTCGCGGCTCGATGCCGTCCACGCCGTCCTCGGCGATTCCGACCGCAAGGCCAGCGAGCTCGACGTGCTCTCGCTCGGGCTCGGCCTGGTGCTCGGCTTCGCGCTCGGCCTGGTGACGGTGCCGATGCCGGGCGGCGGCAGCTTCTCCTTGGGGCCGGCGGCGGGCCCCCTCCTGGTGGGCATGGTCCTGGGCGCGCTGCGCCGCACCGGGCCCGTGGTGTGGGCCCTGCCGGGCAGCGCCAACACCACGCTGCGCCAGCTCGGCCTGCTGCTCTTCCTGGCCGGACTGGGCCTGACGGCAGGGCCCGACGTCGCCGCCGTGCTCACCTCCCCGACGGCCTGGCGCGCCGCCGTGCTGTCCGTGGCCGTCGCCGCGATCAGCTGCATCGCGATGCTGCTCGCCGCGCGGTGGGTGCTGGACCTGTCCGCCCCGCGGGCCGCCGGGGCCGTCGCCGGCTTCCTCGGCCAGCCCGCGGTGCTCGAGGCCGCCAACGCCAAGCGCGCCGACGAACGCATCGAGACGGCCTATGCCACCCTCTTCGCCTTCTCCATCGTGGTGAAGATCCTGCTGGTCCCGGTGATCTGGAACCTGTAG
- a CDS encoding Gfo/Idh/MocA family protein, with translation MKVGMIGCGVISRQYLASFDQLPDVQLVAVADLDRARAEAAAEGREGVRALSVDELIVDAEVDTVLNLTIPAAHADVDLRAIAAGKNVYSEKPFAVTTEEGQRVLAAAAAAGVVVGSAPDTVLGTGTQTARSAIDDGTIGTPIAAMATMVTPGHERWHPQPDFYYVPGGGPLLDMGPYYIHALVTLLGPVSAVIGASSRLRSERTIGSGPREGETIPVSTDTHVTGVLVHESGVLSTLVMSFDAVATTIHPIEIHGTGGTLAVPDPNRFDGDVEVRRLGGDAWETLPVAAGYVEASRGIGLQDMAVRGSELRAGGALGQHVLEVMNAVLESSRSGSREEITSTVRRPAAVALDDVRITV, from the coding sequence ATGAAGGTCGGCATGATCGGCTGCGGAGTCATCTCGCGGCAGTACCTGGCGAGCTTCGATCAGCTGCCCGACGTGCAGCTGGTGGCGGTCGCCGACCTGGACCGGGCGCGCGCGGAGGCCGCCGCCGAGGGTCGCGAGGGGGTGCGGGCGCTCAGCGTCGACGAGCTGATCGTCGACGCCGAGGTGGACACGGTCCTGAACCTGACCATCCCCGCCGCGCACGCGGACGTGGACCTGCGGGCGATCGCCGCCGGCAAGAACGTCTACTCGGAGAAGCCGTTCGCGGTGACCACCGAGGAGGGGCAGCGGGTGCTCGCGGCCGCCGCCGCGGCCGGCGTGGTCGTCGGTAGCGCCCCGGACACCGTGCTGGGCACCGGCACCCAGACGGCGCGCTCCGCGATCGACGACGGCACCATCGGCACCCCGATCGCGGCGATGGCCACCATGGTCACCCCGGGGCACGAGCGCTGGCACCCGCAGCCGGACTTCTACTACGTCCCCGGCGGCGGCCCGCTGCTGGACATGGGCCCGTACTACATCCATGCCCTGGTCACGCTGCTGGGCCCGGTCTCCGCGGTGATCGGGGCCTCCAGCCGTCTGCGCAGCGAGCGGACCATCGGCTCCGGCCCACGCGAGGGCGAGACCATCCCGGTCAGCACCGACACCCACGTCACCGGAGTGCTGGTGCACGAGTCCGGGGTGCTGTCCACGCTGGTCATGAGCTTCGACGCGGTCGCCACCACGATCCACCCGATCGAGATCCACGGCACCGGGGGCACGCTCGCGGTGCCGGATCCGAACCGGTTCGACGGGGACGTGGAGGTCCGCCGACTGGGCGGTGACGCCTGGGAGACGCTGCCCGTGGCCGCCGGTTACGTGGAGGCGTCCCGCGGCATCGGCCTGCAGGACATGGCGGTGCGCGGCAGTGAGCTGCGGGCCGGCGGAGCGCTCGGACAGCACGTGCTCGAGGTGATGAACGCGGTTCTGGAGTCCTCCCGCAGCGGATCTCGTGAGGAGATCACCAGCACCGTCCGGCGGCCTGCGGCGGTCGCCCTGGATGACGTGCGCATCACCGTCTGA
- a CDS encoding ThuA domain-containing protein has protein sequence MTDPRTTASTRIFLEEDPAPRTALVVRGGWDGHQPVEATDMFIPFLEKNGFTVRVEESPAIYADAEYMATVDLILQCVTMSSIERPQFEGLRAAVEAGTGLAGWHGGIADSYRHESDYLTLIGGQFGCHPGKHPEERRGEQADNYVPYTVNMLPAASHHPITRGISDFDLVTEQYWVLSDDYVDVLATTTQKVREWDPWHREITSPAVWTRQWGEGRIFVSTPGHRVEVLEDENVRTIIERGLLWAARGSDQPYGDHGGQTGQGGRGEQSTKGATR, from the coding sequence ATGACCGACCCCCGGACCACCGCCTCGACCCGGATCTTCCTCGAGGAGGACCCCGCGCCCCGCACCGCCCTCGTCGTGCGCGGAGGCTGGGACGGGCACCAGCCCGTCGAGGCGACCGACATGTTCATCCCCTTCCTCGAGAAGAACGGCTTCACGGTGCGGGTCGAGGAATCCCCCGCGATCTATGCCGACGCCGAATACATGGCCACAGTGGACCTGATCCTCCAGTGCGTGACCATGTCCAGCATCGAGCGACCCCAGTTCGAGGGGCTCCGGGCGGCGGTCGAGGCGGGCACGGGTCTGGCCGGCTGGCACGGCGGCATCGCGGACTCCTATCGCCACGAGTCCGACTACCTCACCCTGATCGGCGGCCAGTTCGGCTGCCACCCGGGCAAGCATCCCGAGGAGCGTCGGGGCGAGCAGGCCGACAACTACGTGCCGTACACCGTGAACATGCTCCCGGCGGCGTCCCACCACCCCATCACCCGGGGCATCAGCGACTTCGACCTGGTCACCGAGCAGTACTGGGTGCTGTCCGACGACTACGTCGACGTGCTCGCGACCACCACCCAGAAGGTGCGCGAGTGGGACCCGTGGCATCGCGAGATCACCTCCCCGGCGGTCTGGACCCGGCAATGGGGCGAGGGGCGGATCTTCGTGTCCACCCCGGGGCACCGTGTCGAGGTGCTCGAGGACGAGAACGTCCGCACGATCATCGAGCGGGGCCTGCTGTGGGCCGCGCGCGGCAGCGACCAGCCCTACGGCGACCACGGCGGGCAGACCGGCCAGGGCGGGCGCGGCGAGCAGAGCACGAAGGGGGCGACCCGATGA
- a CDS encoding Gfo/Idh/MocA family protein — translation MVGYGFMGAAHSHAWRTAHRFFDLPLTPVLSTLAGRTESSLAAAAERYGFARTTTRWQDLVEDPEIDVIDICTPGDTHAEIALAALAAGKHVLCEKPLANSVQESERMASAAAEARSRGVRSICGFSYRRTPALAYARRLVAEGFVGQIRQVRAQYLQDWLSDADAPMTWRLDKDTAGSGALGDIGAHIIDLTQWITGQDIAAVAGTLETVVETRPAAGTAQGLGGTGDVSGERGQVTVDDLALFTARFAGGVLGSFEATRMAQGRKNAMRVEINGSAGSIAFDFERMNELELYDATAPGGRQGFTRVLTTEPEHPYAAAWWPTGHGLGYEHTFTHEIADLVRAIGEGTDPSPSFDEALQVQRVLAAVEGSSADGSRWQDVPPAAADAPGDAPAGDPSAPGAAATSAPTTSQSPTTQEHTR, via the coding sequence ATGGTCGGCTACGGCTTCATGGGCGCCGCCCACTCGCACGCCTGGCGCACCGCCCACCGCTTCTTCGACCTGCCGCTCACCCCGGTGCTGTCCACCCTCGCCGGGCGCACCGAGAGCTCGCTGGCCGCGGCCGCCGAGCGCTACGGCTTCGCGCGGACCACCACCCGCTGGCAGGATCTCGTCGAGGACCCCGAGATCGACGTGATCGACATCTGCACCCCCGGGGACACCCACGCGGAGATCGCCCTGGCCGCCCTCGCGGCCGGCAAGCACGTGCTGTGCGAGAAGCCGCTGGCGAACTCCGTCCAGGAGTCCGAGCGGATGGCCTCCGCAGCGGCCGAGGCCCGCTCCCGCGGGGTACGGTCGATCTGCGGGTTCTCCTACCGCCGCACCCCCGCCCTGGCCTACGCGCGTCGGCTCGTCGCCGAGGGCTTCGTCGGGCAGATCCGGCAGGTGCGCGCCCAGTACCTCCAGGACTGGCTCTCCGACGCCGACGCCCCCATGACCTGGCGCCTGGACAAGGACACGGCCGGCTCCGGGGCGCTCGGCGACATCGGTGCCCACATCATCGACCTCACCCAGTGGATCACCGGACAGGACATCGCCGCGGTCGCGGGCACGCTGGAGACCGTGGTGGAGACGCGCCCGGCGGCCGGGACCGCCCAGGGTCTCGGCGGCACCGGAGACGTCTCCGGCGAACGGGGGCAGGTCACGGTCGACGACCTCGCCCTGTTCACCGCCCGCTTCGCCGGCGGCGTGCTGGGATCCTTCGAGGCCACCCGCATGGCGCAGGGCCGCAAGAACGCGATGCGCGTCGAGATCAACGGCTCGGCGGGGTCGATCGCCTTCGACTTCGAGCGGATGAACGAGCTGGAGCTCTACGACGCGACCGCCCCCGGCGGCCGGCAGGGCTTCACCCGCGTGCTGACCACCGAGCCCGAGCACCCCTACGCGGCGGCGTGGTGGCCCACCGGGCACGGATTGGGCTACGAGCACACCTTCACCCACGAGATCGCCGACCTCGTGCGGGCGATCGGCGAGGGCACGGACCCGTCCCCGTCGTTCGACGAGGCGCTGCAGGTCCAGCGCGTCCTGGCCGCCGTCGAGGGCAGTTCGGCCGACGGCTCGCGCTGGCAGGACGTCCCCCCCGCGGCCGCGGACGCCCCGGGCGATGCCCCGGCCGGCGACCCGAGCGCCCCAGGCGCCGCGGCGACCAGCGCCCCCACCACCTCCCAGTCCCCCACCACGCAGGAGCACACCCGATGA
- a CDS encoding carbohydrate ABC transporter permease: MKRNWLGGTLGWLWLLVVLLPIYFVLITSFKSMAAYFGSNPVVPAIPPVIENFIAVLEADFGMYLVNSVVVAVGTVVPMVIMSFMASYSIVRGHRRLFTPVRNLFLLGLAIPVQATIVPIYLIIIRLHMYDSLAALMLPGIAFGLPLSILIIANSMRDVPKELFEAMDIDGCTEWQKMWRLALPMTSPALVTVAVYQALLSWNGFLFPLILTQSPDKRTLPLALWSFQGEYATNIPVVMAAVTLSSIPIVILYAVGRRYLVSGMTAGAGK; encoded by the coding sequence ATGAAGAGGAACTGGCTCGGAGGCACCCTCGGCTGGCTCTGGCTGCTCGTCGTACTGCTGCCCATCTACTTCGTGCTGATCACCAGCTTCAAGTCGATGGCCGCCTACTTCGGCTCGAACCCCGTGGTCCCGGCCATCCCGCCCGTCATCGAGAACTTCATCGCGGTCCTCGAAGCGGACTTCGGGATGTACCTCGTCAACAGCGTGGTCGTCGCCGTCGGCACCGTGGTCCCGATGGTGATCATGTCCTTCATGGCCTCGTACTCGATCGTCCGCGGCCATCGGCGCCTCTTCACTCCGGTGCGCAACCTGTTCCTGCTGGGGCTCGCGATCCCGGTGCAGGCCACCATCGTCCCCATCTACCTGATCATCATCCGCCTGCACATGTACGACTCGCTGGCGGCGCTGATGCTCCCGGGGATCGCCTTCGGCCTCCCGCTGAGCATCCTCATCATCGCCAACTCGATGCGTGACGTGCCCAAGGAGCTGTTCGAGGCGATGGACATCGACGGATGCACCGAGTGGCAGAAGATGTGGCGACTCGCCCTGCCGATGACCAGCCCGGCGCTCGTCACCGTCGCCGTCTACCAGGCGCTGCTGTCCTGGAACGGGTTCCTGTTCCCGCTGATCCTGACGCAGAGCCCGGACAAGAGGACCCTCCCTTTGGCATTGTGGTCCTTCCAGGGCGAGTACGCCACGAACATCCCGGTCGTGATGGCCGCCGTGACCCTGTCGTCGATCCCGATCGTGATCCTGTACGCGGTCGGCCGCCGATACCTGGTCAGCGGCATGACCGCCGGCGCCGGCAAGTGA